The Opitutaceae bacterium genome has a window encoding:
- a CDS encoding phytanoyl-CoA dioxygenase family protein yields the protein MNLATPANPLPVHERFQKPFSSWPAGVSPVGWVGMPFTDGDVAFYRENGFLVIEDFFRPDEIDAFNAEAVRICRGDAGPVKGLMQHGADETDEEILRRYLCIHFPHKLSEKMKSTITDQRTADALTRLIGPNVKCMQSMLFIKASGKPGQAWHQDEYYIPTRDRSLTGGWIAFDDATVENGCLWVIPGSHRPGILWPQHQQNDRRFDCAGESGGFPYTDDDAVPVEMKKGSIVFFNGYLLHRSLPNRAAGGYRRSLVNHFMSAESLLPWHSDEAGWQGQCDSRDIIMVAGFDPYAYKGVEDRHGAHVRPSGEGGCGDSKNNQKKA from the coding sequence ATGAATCTCGCAACTCCCGCGAACCCGCTTCCCGTCCATGAACGCTTCCAGAAGCCGTTTTCCAGCTGGCCCGCCGGCGTATCTCCCGTCGGCTGGGTCGGAATGCCCTTCACCGACGGCGACGTGGCGTTTTACCGGGAGAACGGCTTTCTCGTGATCGAGGATTTCTTCCGGCCCGACGAGATCGATGCGTTCAACGCCGAAGCGGTCAGGATCTGTCGCGGAGACGCCGGTCCGGTCAAGGGCCTGATGCAACACGGGGCTGATGAAACCGACGAGGAGATCCTGCGGAGGTACCTCTGCATCCACTTCCCGCACAAGTTGTCGGAAAAGATGAAGTCGACCATCACGGATCAGCGGACGGCCGATGCCTTGACCCGGTTGATCGGCCCCAATGTCAAGTGCATGCAATCGATGCTCTTCATCAAGGCCTCGGGCAAACCGGGACAGGCCTGGCACCAGGACGAGTATTATATCCCGACCCGCGACCGGTCGCTGACGGGAGGGTGGATCGCCTTTGACGATGCCACCGTGGAGAACGGCTGTCTCTGGGTCATCCCGGGTTCGCATCGGCCGGGGATCCTCTGGCCCCAACACCAGCAGAATGACCGGCGTTTTGACTGTGCGGGGGAGTCCGGCGGCTTTCCCTATACCGACGATGATGCGGTCCCCGTGGAGATGAAGAAGGGCAGTATTGTTTTCTTCAACGGCTACCTGTTGCACCGGTCCCTGCCCAATCGGGCTGCGGGTGGCTACCGCCGGTCGCTGGTCAATCACTTCATGAGCGCGGAATCACTTCTGCCCTGGCACAGCGACGAAGCCGGCTGGCAGGGCCAGTGCGACAGCCGCGACATCATCATGGTCGCGGGTTTCGATCCCTATGCCTACAAGGGGGTGGAGGACCGCCATGGCGCCCATGTGCGCCCCAGCGGTGAGGGTGGTTGTGGTGACTCCAAGAACAATCAGAAGAAGGCGTAG
- the asd gene encoding archaetidylserine decarboxylase (Phosphatidylserine decarboxylase is synthesized as a single chain precursor. Generation of the pyruvoyl active site from a Ser is coupled to cleavage of a Gly-Ser bond between the larger (beta) and smaller (alpha chains). It is an integral membrane protein.): MAHDEKSQPIRFFDRRTGTVETEAVYGDRWLRWTYETLPGRLTLWAAVRRAWFSRWYGRRMSRPASRGKVASFISEYGLDVSEFADAPDSFRTFNEFFFRRLKPEVRPIDPDPSAVVFPADGRHLVFPDLDAASGFYAKDQSLDLERLVPEATVAEAFRGGSISISRLCPVDYHRFHFPVSGRIRQTGMVDGSLYSVNPVALRRSLDYLVRNKREWTLIESPHHGKVLMIEIGATCVGSIVQTFDPSVPVPKGGEKGYFAFGGSCVVTLFERGRIRFDRDLVEQSADRVEVYAKMGERMAGI; the protein is encoded by the coding sequence ATGGCCCACGACGAGAAATCCCAACCGATCCGCTTTTTCGACCGCCGCACCGGGACGGTCGAGACCGAGGCGGTCTATGGCGATCGCTGGCTGCGCTGGACCTACGAAACGCTTCCCGGGCGGCTGACACTCTGGGCGGCGGTTCGACGGGCCTGGTTTTCGCGTTGGTACGGCCGGCGGATGTCGCGGCCGGCCAGTCGGGGCAAGGTGGCTTCGTTTATTTCCGAATACGGTCTTGATGTCTCGGAATTTGCGGATGCCCCGGACAGTTTCCGGACGTTCAATGAATTCTTTTTCCGCCGCTTGAAGCCGGAGGTGCGGCCGATCGATCCGGATCCGTCGGCGGTGGTCTTCCCGGCTGACGGGCGTCACCTGGTCTTTCCGGATCTCGACGCGGCGAGCGGATTCTACGCCAAGGACCAGAGCCTGGACCTGGAGCGGTTGGTCCCCGAGGCGACCGTGGCGGAAGCCTTCCGCGGCGGGTCCATTTCGATTTCGCGGCTCTGTCCGGTCGATTATCATCGGTTCCATTTCCCCGTATCCGGCCGGATCCGACAAACCGGAATGGTCGACGGGTCGCTCTACTCGGTGAATCCGGTCGCGTTGCGTCGATCGCTTGACTACCTGGTGCGCAACAAGCGGGAGTGGACCCTGATCGAATCCCCGCACCACGGGAAGGTGCTCATGATCGAGATCGGGGCGACCTGCGTGGGGAGTATCGTTCAGACCTTCGACCCGTCGGTCCCGGTGCCCAAGGGGGGAGAAAAGGGATATTTCGCGTTCGGCGGGTCCTGTGTGGTCACCCTCTTTGAACGGGGCCGGATCCGGTTCGACCGGGACCTGGTGGAACAGAGTGCGGACAGGGTCGAGGTCTACGCGAAGATGGGTGAGCGGATGGCGGGAATCTGA
- a CDS encoding cytochrome c biogenesis protein ResB, which translates to MKEIGRQLFAFFSSLQLTIACLGVGMVLIFIGTIDQVHIGIYAAQAKYFQSLIVYWSPPGSSFQIPIMPGGYLIGGVLLINLFTAHFARFKPTWRKAGISLIHLGIVVLLIGELVSGLFQVDSQMRLDEGETKGYSEGFREAELVVIDTSNPEVDRVVSIPEGRLEDGGIIQHPALPFLVEIQAYYPNARIFRRGPNTPMAGPSATIGLGADLNAVNAPRTGKTDERDLTTAIVDIRGPGGSIGTWMATTGFDQAQLFTFEGKTFAIEMRPRRYYKPFTLSLLDFTHDRYPGTDIPKNFSSHVRLLDPEAGEDRDVLIYMNHPLRYAGLTFYQAGFMNDDRTSILQVVRNPGRLLPYISCVMVSLGLLFQFGMHLIQFIRRRGARS; encoded by the coding sequence GTGAAAGAAATCGGCAGACAACTATTCGCCTTCTTCAGTTCCCTGCAGCTGACAATCGCCTGCCTGGGCGTCGGCATGGTGCTCATCTTCATCGGGACGATAGATCAGGTCCACATCGGCATCTACGCAGCCCAGGCGAAGTATTTCCAGAGCCTGATCGTCTATTGGTCGCCTCCCGGAAGCAGTTTCCAGATTCCGATCATGCCCGGTGGCTATCTGATCGGCGGCGTGCTCCTCATCAATCTGTTCACCGCGCACTTCGCCCGGTTCAAGCCGACCTGGCGCAAAGCCGGCATCAGCCTGATCCACCTCGGTATCGTCGTCCTGCTCATCGGGGAACTCGTCAGCGGCCTATTTCAGGTCGATTCCCAGATGCGCCTGGATGAAGGGGAAACCAAGGGATACTCGGAAGGCTTTCGTGAAGCCGAACTGGTCGTGATCGACACCTCCAACCCCGAGGTCGACCGGGTGGTCAGCATTCCCGAGGGCCGACTCGAGGACGGCGGCATCATCCAACACCCCGCCCTGCCTTTCCTGGTGGAAATCCAGGCCTACTACCCCAACGCCCGGATCTTCCGGCGGGGGCCGAACACCCCGATGGCCGGCCCGTCCGCCACCATCGGACTGGGAGCCGATCTCAACGCAGTCAACGCCCCCCGGACCGGCAAGACCGACGAACGCGATCTGACCACCGCCATCGTAGACATTCGCGGTCCGGGCGGATCGATCGGCACCTGGATGGCGACCACCGGATTCGACCAGGCCCAGCTTTTCACCTTCGAAGGCAAGACCTTCGCGATCGAAATGCGCCCGCGGCGCTATTACAAACCGTTCACCCTTTCCCTGCTTGATTTCACCCATGATCGCTACCCCGGCACCGATATTCCGAAGAATTTCTCAAGCCATGTCCGGCTTCTCGATCCGGAGGCAGGCGAGGATCGTGATGTCCTGATCTACATGAACCATCCGCTGCGCTACGCCGGACTCACCTTTTACCAGGCAGGGTTCATGAACGACGACCGCACCAGCATCCTGCAGGTCGTTCGCAATCCGGGACGCCTCCTTCCCTACATCTCCTGCGTCATGGTCAGCCTTGGTCTTCTTTTCCAATTCGGCATGCACCTGATTCAATTCATCCGCAGACGAGGAGCCCGGTCATGA
- the ccsA gene encoding cytochrome c biogenesis protein CcsA encodes MKKHLPWIALLLATAWVISAALRSPVPSGSLDYETFGDIPVLLNGRIKPLDTVARSSLMILRDKQTARTPEGKKIPAIAWLTEVLFDGPSADRRPVFVIHDPEVLSLFNWQQDQGKYFSFQDLFPHFAEIDRQAGMAGEVEGKQRSRFQKHILQLHRQLVLFQRLKNTIQPEDTPGFGRELQAFQEAVGPGLEAINLREKQLDFDENAFNRMITFGNRYRQLAGDGYFFIAPPPIGAEDPTAWTKSGDLVLQTIGSGEIAPVLNAYAQLSDAFRTNDAGGFNQVLGDLMGQLENAQPGQVKKASLESFYNHLAPFYKSMVLYVLVLLIACTSWLVAPALLGRTALYLGTLAIVLHTLGLVVRMYLEGRPPVTNLYSSAIFVGWGAALLGLILERLFRNGIGSVTAATLGFCSLLVAHHLSGDGDTMEMMRAVLDSNFWLATHVVVITIGYSATFLAGFLAIVYILRGALTSTLDKDTARSLNRMVYGIVCFATLFSFVGTVLGGIWADQSWGRFWGWDPKENGAMLIVLWNAIILHARWGGYIRQRGLMVLAVFGNIVTSWSWFGTNMLGIGLHSYGFMDKAFIWLVVFVASQVAIMIIGGLPPRLWRSQGLAPASGT; translated from the coding sequence ATGAAGAAGCACCTTCCCTGGATCGCCCTCCTGCTCGCCACGGCCTGGGTCATTTCCGCCGCCCTCCGCAGCCCCGTCCCGTCCGGGTCACTTGACTACGAAACCTTCGGAGACATCCCGGTTCTCCTCAATGGTCGTATCAAACCCTTGGATACAGTAGCCCGGAGTTCCCTGATGATCCTGCGCGACAAGCAGACCGCCCGCACCCCCGAAGGGAAAAAGATTCCGGCCATCGCCTGGCTCACCGAGGTGCTCTTCGACGGTCCGTCGGCGGACCGGCGCCCGGTTTTCGTGATCCACGACCCGGAAGTCCTGAGCCTTTTCAACTGGCAGCAGGACCAGGGGAAGTATTTCTCCTTCCAGGATCTCTTTCCGCACTTTGCCGAGATTGACCGTCAGGCCGGGATGGCCGGTGAAGTCGAAGGCAAGCAGCGATCCCGTTTCCAGAAACACATCCTGCAACTCCATCGTCAGCTGGTTCTCTTCCAGAGGCTTAAGAACACAATCCAGCCGGAGGACACCCCCGGTTTCGGCAGGGAGCTCCAGGCGTTCCAGGAGGCGGTCGGACCGGGTCTCGAAGCCATCAACCTGCGCGAGAAGCAACTGGACTTCGACGAAAACGCCTTCAACCGGATGATCACCTTCGGCAACCGCTACCGGCAGCTTGCCGGTGACGGCTACTTCTTCATCGCCCCTCCCCCCATCGGAGCCGAGGACCCCACCGCCTGGACCAAATCCGGAGATCTCGTCCTTCAGACGATCGGCTCCGGTGAGATAGCGCCCGTCCTGAACGCCTACGCCCAGCTCTCCGACGCCTTCCGGACAAATGATGCAGGCGGCTTCAATCAAGTGCTGGGAGACCTGATGGGACAGCTCGAAAACGCCCAGCCCGGGCAGGTCAAGAAGGCCTCCCTGGAGTCCTTCTACAATCACCTGGCGCCTTTCTACAAGAGCATGGTCCTCTACGTGCTCGTTCTGCTCATCGCCTGCACCTCGTGGCTCGTCGCCCCGGCTCTCCTTGGACGCACCGCGCTCTACTTGGGCACGCTTGCCATCGTCCTGCATACCCTGGGTCTGGTTGTCCGGATGTATCTGGAGGGCCGCCCGCCGGTGACCAACCTTTACTCCTCGGCCATCTTTGTCGGCTGGGGTGCCGCCCTGCTCGGGCTCATTCTGGAGCGCCTTTTCCGCAACGGCATCGGCAGCGTGACGGCCGCCACCCTCGGGTTCTGCTCCCTCCTGGTGGCCCATCACCTTTCCGGCGATGGCGACACCATGGAGATGATGCGGGCCGTCCTCGACAGCAATTTCTGGCTGGCGACCCATGTGGTCGTCATCACCATCGGTTACTCCGCCACTTTCCTCGCCGGATTTCTCGCCATCGTCTATATCTTGCGGGGCGCCCTGACTTCGACACTCGATAAGGATACGGCCCGCTCCCTCAACCGGATGGTTTACGGGATTGTCTGCTTTGCCACCCTCTTCAGTTTTGTGGGGACGGTTCTCGGCGGCATCTGGGCGGACCAGTCATGGGGTCGATTCTGGGGCTGGGATCCCAAGGAAAACGGAGCCATGCTCATCGTCCTCTGGAATGCCATCATCCTCCATGCCCGCTGGGGAGGCTATATCCGGCAGCGCGGCCTCATGGTCCTCGCCGTGTTCGGAAATATCGTGACCAGCTGGTCCTGGTTCGGCACGAATATGCTCGGGATCGGCCTGCATTCCTACGGTTTCATGGACAAGGCCTTCATCTGGCTCGTGGTCTTTGTCGCCTCACAGGTTGCGATCATGATTATTGGCGGATTGCCTCCTCGACTCTGGAGAAGCCAGGGGTTGGCCCCCGCGTCCGGGACTTGA
- a CDS encoding AraC family transcriptional regulator, translated as MRRSPHVCFGDVTYGPGGICGPRVQSDYQLVVIVTGSALVEVDDKVIPVPEGHGLLLRPHRREKITFDPVQPTRHTWCAVHPERVDPDLREALAPSGISRRISTSIQRLIDCGLKAPVRATPAASGSMIDHLGLALLAHCIDWEGSAPEEVEPDPVRRARELIDRRFPESLKLADLGQAAGTTGNHLIRLFKRHTGLTPTRYLWNVRTRQGIELLTRTGLSISEIADRTGFANPFHFSRMVRRETGKSPRAFRREAWSLRAPAG; from the coding sequence ATGCGGCGATCCCCGCACGTTTGCTTCGGCGATGTCACGTATGGACCCGGAGGAATCTGTGGTCCGCGTGTTCAATCCGACTACCAGCTTGTGGTCATCGTGACCGGATCCGCTCTCGTCGAAGTGGATGACAAGGTGATTCCCGTTCCGGAGGGCCACGGTCTCCTGCTCCGGCCGCATCGGCGCGAAAAGATCACCTTTGATCCGGTGCAACCCACCCGGCACACCTGGTGCGCGGTCCACCCGGAACGGGTCGATCCGGATCTGAGGGAGGCTCTCGCCCCGAGCGGGATATCGCGCCGCATCTCGACCTCGATCCAGCGATTGATCGATTGCGGCCTGAAGGCTCCCGTCCGGGCGACCCCGGCCGCTTCGGGCAGCATGATTGACCATCTCGGCCTGGCCCTGCTGGCCCACTGCATCGACTGGGAGGGATCCGCCCCGGAGGAAGTGGAGCCGGATCCGGTCCGCAGGGCGCGCGAGCTGATAGACCGCCGATTCCCGGAATCGCTCAAGCTGGCCGATCTCGGTCAAGCCGCCGGCACGACCGGCAACCACCTGATCCGCCTCTTCAAGAGGCATACCGGCCTCACTCCGACCCGCTACCTCTGGAACGTGCGAACCCGACAGGGCATCGAACTGCTGACCCGGACTGGGCTGAGCATTTCCGAGATCGCGGATCGGACGGGTTTCGCCAACCCATTTCATTTCTCCCGGATGGTGCGGCGCGAAACCGGAAAATCTCCGCGAGCCTTCCGGAGAGAAGCCTGGAGTCTCCGTGCACCTGCAGGGTGA
- a CDS encoding response regulator, whose product MSSRILILHSSRDFRDSLVGLLNGEADGCSLFEDAGPAIESAQSDVYDLAVIDNSMPAPAGIEFAAELKKLQPQVHLLLLAGELDFLTKVKVRRIGINDVIDRTVDAGTIVGRIRELVNRKPEAAQAAGADPIVSAEDRWRGKIDELAAQAHNLKEQLKQLEQQKEVLDQQLTERESLETAIRDLQAQRAKIEERNQAAILEIDTAQAQLQARTRDLDSREQEISEAAQALQELDALRAELDRRTAEIADEESKLAAIRQEIEVARIESEESQAEAASRMSELDERAAEVASAEEAARSERVAIDEEKAGLQTERTEVSGMREELSRDRAELERIHGSLTEIDARLRQIQEQEQNLGQRTVQVELEEKRLAEWKSHLEQSSKDSIRREEELKKLSVSLEKREEDLARKSKDIPEQRARIDQEKRELKDLEKKMEIDRKMVEENLPRAKEIDDRIKEALRREKDLDLRAIDIGSRTLKTEKIEKELAARSFKLDERKGEIEAAAEKLKSDQEAYAGIQADLDHREAALQAGKVELDAKETELAQREAEAAAVLALKATLEEEQADIERLRASLNEKEIQLEESARQNEADRNAAEAERTAIAADRRQADEAAAAIAAEREELQRGQQELAGLKKEKVEVDAAMAELKSWDKDLEARERSVDQARKEVAEIEPRLEEVRREEARIGAEVEALAARQDELENARAALESERESFNAQIASLEAREAGLNEQAANLERKSGQLTKEAERIEAFREEVAQFEERKKVVAEQEATYQQRVQEIEKRAAELEDQRHELSARKAQVESESESLMTAAQMQAEKLDLESESIERARLEVKAHKRELEDSLLRAKKERDAFEKARQAFETERAAFEASSSSMRERMAQLDKEKARLDEIQKQQDLVQEQIKNFRAEQTVFEEERERLAADRLKLVRQREEMVAIHAKERAGLQERKDELNLEIAALQAAKSGMTGSNGEAGDPAEFLKLVEDLKKTRSENEKLRKELERTSLKDGPIEISVENLSEKHPKIRAAWRKVREAQDKMEIERNAFEEDVKSLQEQEAALRRYEESLREFQQELESGKPPTKAPRNKDRIVLPANSKTLWSAGT is encoded by the coding sequence TTGAGCAGTCGCATCCTAATTCTCCACTCCAGTCGCGATTTCCGGGATTCACTCGTCGGACTCCTCAATGGGGAAGCCGATGGGTGCAGCCTCTTTGAAGACGCCGGACCCGCCATCGAATCCGCCCAGAGCGACGTCTATGACCTGGCCGTCATCGACAACTCCATGCCCGCCCCGGCCGGGATCGAGTTCGCCGCGGAACTGAAGAAACTCCAACCCCAGGTCCACCTCCTTCTCCTCGCCGGTGAACTCGACTTCCTGACCAAGGTCAAGGTCCGTCGGATCGGGATAAACGACGTCATCGATCGCACGGTCGATGCCGGAACCATCGTTGGGAGGATCCGTGAACTCGTCAACCGGAAGCCCGAAGCCGCCCAGGCAGCCGGCGCCGATCCGATCGTTTCCGCCGAAGATCGCTGGCGTGGCAAGATCGACGAACTCGCCGCTCAGGCCCATAACCTGAAAGAGCAACTCAAACAGCTGGAGCAGCAGAAGGAAGTCCTCGATCAACAATTGACCGAGCGGGAAAGTCTCGAAACTGCCATTCGCGACCTCCAGGCCCAAAGGGCCAAAATCGAGGAACGCAATCAGGCCGCCATCCTCGAGATCGATACCGCTCAGGCTCAACTTCAGGCACGCACCCGCGACCTCGACAGCCGCGAGCAGGAAATCTCCGAGGCCGCTCAGGCGCTTCAGGAACTCGATGCCCTTCGCGCCGAACTCGACCGACGGACAGCGGAGATCGCCGATGAGGAATCCAAGCTTGCCGCGATCCGCCAGGAAATCGAGGTCGCCCGGATCGAATCCGAAGAATCCCAAGCCGAAGCCGCCTCACGGATGAGCGAACTCGATGAGCGGGCCGCCGAGGTCGCATCCGCCGAGGAAGCCGCCCGGAGCGAGCGTGTCGCCATCGATGAGGAAAAGGCGGGCCTGCAGACCGAGCGAACGGAAGTCTCCGGAATGCGTGAAGAACTCTCCCGCGACCGGGCCGAGCTCGAGCGTATCCATGGCAGCCTGACAGAGATCGACGCCCGCCTCCGTCAGATCCAGGAGCAGGAGCAGAATCTCGGCCAGCGCACCGTCCAGGTTGAACTCGAAGAGAAGCGCCTCGCCGAGTGGAAATCCCACCTCGAACAATCCTCCAAGGACTCGATCCGTCGCGAGGAGGAACTGAAGAAGCTTTCCGTCTCCCTTGAAAAACGCGAGGAGGATCTCGCCCGGAAGAGCAAGGACATCCCGGAACAGCGCGCCCGGATCGACCAGGAGAAGCGGGAACTCAAGGACCTGGAGAAGAAGATGGAAATCGACCGGAAGATGGTCGAAGAAAACCTTCCCCGCGCCAAAGAAATCGACGATCGGATCAAGGAAGCCCTCCGTCGGGAGAAAGATCTCGACCTGCGCGCCATCGATATCGGGTCACGGACCCTCAAAACCGAGAAGATCGAGAAGGAACTCGCCGCACGATCCTTCAAGCTGGATGAACGCAAGGGCGAAATCGAAGCAGCCGCCGAGAAACTGAAATCCGACCAGGAGGCCTATGCCGGCATCCAGGCCGACCTCGATCATCGCGAAGCCGCCCTTCAGGCTGGAAAGGTTGAACTCGACGCCAAGGAGACCGAACTCGCCCAGCGTGAAGCAGAAGCCGCCGCCGTGCTGGCCCTGAAGGCCACCCTCGAGGAAGAACAGGCCGACATTGAACGCCTGCGCGCGTCCCTCAACGAAAAGGAGATCCAACTCGAGGAATCCGCCCGTCAGAACGAGGCCGACCGGAACGCCGCCGAAGCCGAACGCACGGCCATCGCCGCCGACCGCCGGCAGGCCGATGAGGCTGCCGCTGCCATCGCCGCCGAAAGGGAGGAGCTTCAACGGGGACAACAGGAACTCGCCGGCCTCAAGAAAGAGAAAGTCGAGGTCGATGCCGCCATGGCGGAACTCAAGTCATGGGACAAGGATCTCGAAGCCCGGGAGCGCAGCGTCGATCAGGCCCGAAAGGAAGTGGCCGAGATCGAGCCGCGTCTTGAGGAGGTCCGACGGGAGGAAGCCCGCATCGGTGCCGAGGTCGAGGCCCTGGCCGCCCGTCAGGACGAACTGGAGAATGCCAGAGCCGCGCTGGAGTCCGAGCGCGAATCCTTCAACGCACAGATCGCCTCGCTCGAGGCCCGGGAAGCCGGCTTGAATGAACAGGCGGCCAACCTGGAAAGGAAGTCCGGACAACTCACAAAAGAAGCGGAGCGGATTGAGGCCTTCCGTGAGGAAGTCGCACAGTTTGAAGAACGCAAGAAGGTCGTCGCCGAACAGGAAGCGACCTATCAGCAGCGGGTGCAGGAGATCGAAAAGCGCGCTGCCGAACTCGAGGACCAGCGCCACGAACTGAGCGCACGGAAAGCTCAGGTCGAATCCGAGTCCGAGTCCCTGATGACCGCCGCTCAGATGCAGGCGGAAAAACTCGATCTTGAAAGCGAATCGATCGAACGCGCCCGTCTGGAGGTCAAGGCCCATAAACGGGAACTCGAGGACAGCCTCCTCCGCGCAAAGAAGGAACGGGATGCCTTTGAAAAGGCACGCCAGGCCTTTGAGACCGAGCGTGCCGCCTTCGAGGCGTCCTCCAGCAGCATGCGGGAACGCATGGCCCAACTCGATAAAGAGAAGGCCCGTCTCGATGAAATCCAGAAGCAGCAGGATCTCGTCCAGGAACAGATCAAGAACTTCCGGGCCGAGCAGACCGTATTTGAAGAGGAACGCGAACGCCTCGCGGCCGACCGCCTGAAACTGGTGCGCCAGCGCGAGGAAATGGTCGCCATCCACGCCAAGGAACGCGCCGGCCTTCAGGAACGCAAGGACGAGCTGAATCTCGAAATCGCCGCCCTCCAGGCCGCCAAATCCGGCATGACCGGATCCAATGGCGAAGCGGGCGATCCCGCCGAATTCCTTAAACTGGTCGAGGATCTCAAGAAGACCCGCTCGGAGAACGAAAAGCTCCGCAAGGAACTCGAACGCACCTCCCTCAAGGACGGTCCGATCGAGATTTCCGTCGAGAACCTCTCGGAAAAGCACCCGAAGATCCGGGCCGCCTGGCGCAAGGTCAGGGAGGCTCAGGACAAGATGGAAATCGAACGCAACGCCTTCGAAGAGGACGTGAAGTCACTCCAGGAACAGGAAGCCGCCCTCCGGCGCTACGAAGAAAGCCTGCGTGAATTCCAGCAGGAACTCGAGTCCGGCAAGCCCCCGACCAAGGCCCCGCGCAACAAGGACCGCATCGTTCTCCCCGCCAACTCCAAGACGCTCTGGAGCGCCGGCACCTGA
- a CDS encoding bile acid:sodium symporter family protein has product MLRIATNLFPIWVLLAGLIALFEPSAFTWFRGPAIVWGLAVIMLGMGLTLTVDDFARVIRMPLPVAMGVTGQYLIMPALGWSLALLLDLPADFAIGLILVSCCPGGTASNVVTYLARANVALSVLMTMVSTFAAIAMTPLLTKWLVGTLITVDAWALFRSTVQVVLLPVCAGLILRRILGHRIDRILPVSPLIAVLMIALICGSIIGQNAEALRVHGASLILAVFLLHAGGFGIGYLFARVFGYERRIRRTVSIEVGMQNSGLGVVLAQRHFPATLAPVPCAISAVMHSVIGSILAGIWRLRSEQKDEPVTSSSP; this is encoded by the coding sequence ATGCTCCGTATCGCGACCAATCTCTTCCCCATCTGGGTGCTCCTCGCCGGTCTGATCGCTTTGTTCGAACCGTCCGCCTTCACCTGGTTTCGAGGCCCGGCCATCGTCTGGGGCCTTGCCGTTATCATGCTTGGCATGGGACTGACCCTGACCGTCGATGACTTTGCACGAGTGATCCGCATGCCCCTGCCCGTCGCCATGGGGGTCACCGGCCAATACCTGATCATGCCGGCCCTCGGCTGGTCGCTGGCTCTTCTCCTTGATCTGCCCGCCGACTTCGCGATCGGGCTCATCCTGGTTTCCTGCTGCCCGGGGGGCACCGCCTCCAACGTCGTGACCTACCTCGCCCGGGCCAACGTCGCCCTGTCCGTCCTCATGACCATGGTCTCCACCTTCGCCGCCATCGCCATGACCCCTCTTCTGACCAAGTGGCTGGTCGGCACCCTCATCACCGTCGATGCCTGGGCCCTCTTCCGCAGCACCGTCCAGGTCGTTCTCCTCCCCGTCTGCGCCGGCTTGATTCTTCGAAGAATCCTCGGTCATCGGATCGACCGGATCCTGCCCGTTTCTCCACTCATCGCCGTCCTCATGATCGCCCTGATCTGCGGGAGCATCATCGGCCAGAATGCAGAGGCCCTTCGCGTCCACGGCGCCAGCCTCATCCTCGCGGTCTTCCTTCTGCACGCCGGTGGGTTCGGGATCGGCTACCTCTTCGCCCGCGTTTTCGGCTACGAACGAAGGATCCGCCGCACGGTTTCCATCGAGGTTGGAATGCAGAATTCGGGGCTGGGTGTGGTCCTCGCCCAGCGGCATTTTCCCGCCACCCTCGCCCCGGTCCCTTGTGCCATCTCTGCCGTCATGCACTCGGTCATCGGCAGCATCCTGGCCGGCATCTGGCGCCTCCGGTCCGAACAGAAAGACGAACCCGTTACGTCATCCTCCCCCTAG